GGCCATGTCGGATATAACCATCGCCTGGAACCGTTTCGGCCTCGGAGCCCGCGCCGGGGAACGCCCGCCGCCAGACCTTCGCGGCTGGCTGCTTGACCAGCTGGACCGGTTCGATCCGCGCCCTGCCCCCATCGCTGCCCTGCCCGGCACGGCAGAGAGCGTCGCGGGCCTGACGGAATTCCTCTCCAATCGTCGCCGCGCGCGGCAGATGGGGGACGAGGACCCGGCGGACAAACCCAATGATGTTCAGCGCCAGGACCTGCGCGGCATGCTGCTCGGCAGCGTAACGGCGCGCGGTCTGGTCGCGGTTCGCACGGACGCCCCCTTCCCGGAAAGGCTGGTGCATTTCTGGGCCAATCACTTCACCGTCTCCATCGCCAAGCGGCAGACGACCGCGCTGGTCGGTCCGCATGAATTCGAGGCGATAAGGCCCAATATCATGGGCAATTTTCGTCACCTGTTGCGCGCGGCCGTGCTGCATCCGGCCATGCTCGCCTATCTCGACCAGTCCAATTCCACCGGTCCCAGCAGCCAGCTGGCGCAGCGCGCCGGGCGGCGGAACCGCGAACTTGGCCTGAACGAAAACCTCGCCCGCGAGATCATGGAGCTGCACACGCTGGGCGTGAATGGCGGCTATTCGCAGGAGGATGTGACCGAATTCGCCCGCGCCATGACCGGCTGGACCATGCAGGGATTGCCCCGCGCGCGGCGGGCCGAGCCTATCGGCGACGGGCTTGCATGGTCGGAATTCCAGCACGAGCCGGGCACGCGCACCGTGCTGGGTCGCAGCTATGCGCAAGCCGGTCCGGAACAGTCGCTCGCCATGCTGGACGCATTTGCCGCCCATCCGTCCACGGCGCGGCATGTCGCCACGAAGCTGGCCCGGCATTTTGCCGCCGACGATCCTCCGCCTGAAATGGTCGCTCGGCTGGAGCGCGCCTTCTTGGATAGCGATGGCGACCTGCCCACCATTTACCGCGCCATGGTGGACTCGCCCGAAGCGTGGGACGGCTCGCGGCCGAAATTCCGTACGCCGTGGGACTGGACCATCGCCAGCTTCCGCGCACTGGGGCTGGACGATTTCGAGCCGCGCCTGCTGCATGGCACGCTGCGGGAACTGGGCCAGCCATGCTGGGCTGCCACTTCGCCCAAGGGATATGACGACATCGCCGCCAGCTGGGCAGCGCCCGATGCGCTGATCCGCCGGGTGGAAGCGGCAGAGACGCTGGCGAAGCAAGCCGGTGACATTGATGCGCTGGCACTGGCGCAGGCGCTGTTTCCGCGGGCACTGAATGACAGCACGGCAACGGCGATACGCGGCGCGGATAATCGCCAGCAAGCGGCGGCGCTGCTCCTCGCCTCGCCCGAAATGATGCGGAGATAACCATGATTGACCGGCGCACCCTGCTCCATTCCGGCCTCTGGCTCGGCAGCGCAGCGGCCTTCGCACCGCGCGTCGCGCTGGCGGCTGAGCATACGGAGAAGCGGTTCCTCTTCGTGCTGCAGCGCGGCGCGGCGGACGGGCTGGACCTGCTTGCCCCGCTGGGCGATCCGGAACTGTCCGGCCTGCGCGGGCCATGGATGGGTGATCTGGAACAGCGCCAGGCGCTCGATGGATTTTTCGCACTGCATCCCATGCTCGGGACGATCGGCGCAATGTATGCGGCCGGCGAGGCAGCCTTCGTCCATGCCGCAGCCTCCAGCTACCGCGAGCGGTCGCATTTCGATGCGCAGAACCTGATCGAGAGCGGCGGCGCGAAGCCCTATGTGCAGCGCGATGGCTGGATGAACCGTCTGGTCGGCCTAATGACACCAGGCAGCGTGCGCGCGCTGGCGCTCGCGCCATCGATCCCGCTGGCCCTGCAGGGGCCGCAGCCCACCAGCAGCTATGCCCCCACGCGCCTGCGCGCGGCCTCGGAAAACTACAGCGAACGTGTGGGCGCGATGTATGCCGCCGATCCGCTACTCTCGCGGCTGTGGGACCAGGCATTGCAGACCCGCGCGATGGCGGGCGACACGCAGATGCGAAACCTTCGCGATGCGGAAAAGGCCGGCGCGCTGGCCGCATCGCTGATGTCGGGCGCGGACGGCGCGCGCATCATGATGGTGGAGTCCGACGGGTGGGACAGCCACCAGGGCCAGCCGAACCAGATCGGCGGCGCGGTGGGCCGGCTCGATTCCTTCCTCTCCGGCTACCGAGCCGGCATGGCGGATAGCTGGACCGACACGCTGGTAATCGTCGCCACGGAATTCGGCCGCACGGCGCGCATCAACGGCACCAATGGCACGGACCACGGCACAGCCAGCGCGGCCATGCTGCTGGGCGGCGCGGTGCGCGGCGGGCGCGTGGTGGCGGACTGGCCGGGGCTGGCCTCATCCTCCTTGCTGGAAGGGCGCGACCTCATGCCTACGGCCTCGCTGGAGGCAGTGATCGCCGGCAGCGCGGCGGAGCATTTCGCGCTGGACCCGCAGCGCGCCATGGCCACACTGTTCCCCGGTCGGCAGGCTGCGCCGATGGCAGGCCTGGTCCGCGGCTGAGGCTACTCGCCCGTGGCGATATCGCCGGGGTAATTGGCAAGGATGCCGACCACTTGGGTCCAGACCGCGACATTCTGGCGCAGTTGCACGGGATCAATCTTGTCCAGCGTATCGTCCGGCGTGTGGTGCAGGTCGAAATAGCGCGTGCCATCCTGCTGCAGGTCGATGATCGGGCCCTTCTGGTCGCGCGATATATTGATGTCCGCCCCGCCCGTCGCGACCGTGCTGGAACCTGCAACACCGAAACGCGCGACGGAGCTTGCCAGCATGGCATGCAGCTGCGGGTTGGTTTCGCGGAAATTGCTCTGGAATTGCCAGATGCGGTCCGCGCCGAAATCGCTTTCGATACCCACACCGATCGGCTCGTCGATATGCGCCTTGGAATAGGCGACGGAGCCGTACAGCCCCACTTCTTCCGCGCCCGCCATCAGTACGCGGATCGTGCGCAGCGGCTGGCCGGACTTGGCCACATTCAGCGCAGCAGCGGCCACGATGCCGCAGCCCGCGCCGTCATCGAAGGCGCCCGGGGCGTTCCACCAGCTGTCGATATGGCAGGCCACCAGGATCGGCGGCAGGGAGGGATCACGGCCCACGATCTCGCCCAGGACATTGCCGCTCACCTGCGTGCCGATGTTCTCCGGCGTCAGCACCAGCTTCATCACGATGGGCTTGCCATCGGCGCGCGCAAACATCCGCTCAAGATTCGCCGCATCAGGCAGCGTCAGCGCGCCTGCGGGGATCATGTTTTCGACCACGCGCGTGCCGCCGGTGTGCGGGTTGCGGTGATAATCCGTGCCGACGGACTTGATGACAGTGGCGACCGCGCCCTTCTGCTTGGCGATGCTTGCACCCACCCAGCGCGCGGGGCCGGCAAAGCCGTATTGCGAGCCATCCTGCGTCGGCGTCATGGAGTGACTGATGTAAGCGATCTTGCCGTTGAGGCTACCTTCCGGCGCGGCGTTCAGATCGCCGATAGTCTCGAAATAGACCACTTCCGCCGTGATGCCTTCTGGGCCGGTGGAAGCGCTGCCGCCCAGCGGCTGGATGACCAGCGGCTGCGGGAACGGGCTGGTGATTTCCGCATGGTGCATGGTGCCCGGCACCCAGGTTTCCATCTCGAACGGCTCGTCCGCCACGTTCTGGAAGCCGTGCTTGCGCATCCAGGCCATCGCCCATTCGCGGCCGCGCTTTTCCGCTTCCGTACCCGCCTGGCGCGGGCCGACTTCGGTGGTGATGCCTTCCACGAAGTCCCAAGCCAGCTTGTCGTA
This genomic interval from Paraurantiacibacter namhicola contains the following:
- a CDS encoding M28 family peptidase, encoding MIKTKLALAALSLSLAASPIALSAHEPPANATVEQMADHALEYDKLAWDFVEGITTEVGPRQAGTEAEKRGREWAMAWMRKHGFQNVADEPFEMETWVPGTMHHAEITSPFPQPLVIQPLGGSASTGPEGITAEVVYFETIGDLNAAPEGSLNGKIAYISHSMTPTQDGSQYGFAGPARWVGASIAKQKGAVATVIKSVGTDYHRNPHTGGTRVVENMIPAGALTLPDAANLERMFARADGKPIVMKLVLTPENIGTQVSGNVLGEIVGRDPSLPPILVACHIDSWWNAPGAFDDGAGCGIVAAAALNVAKSGQPLRTIRVLMAGAEEVGLYGSVAYSKAHIDEPIGVGIESDFGADRIWQFQSNFRETNPQLHAMLASSVARFGVAGSSTVATGGADINISRDQKGPIIDLQQDGTRYFDLHHTPDDTLDKIDPVQLRQNVAVWTQVVGILANYPGDIATGE
- a CDS encoding DUF1800 domain-containing protein; the encoded protein is MSDITIAWNRFGLGARAGERPPPDLRGWLLDQLDRFDPRPAPIAALPGTAESVAGLTEFLSNRRRARQMGDEDPADKPNDVQRQDLRGMLLGSVTARGLVAVRTDAPFPERLVHFWANHFTVSIAKRQTTALVGPHEFEAIRPNIMGNFRHLLRAAVLHPAMLAYLDQSNSTGPSSQLAQRAGRRNRELGLNENLAREIMELHTLGVNGGYSQEDVTEFARAMTGWTMQGLPRARRAEPIGDGLAWSEFQHEPGTRTVLGRSYAQAGPEQSLAMLDAFAAHPSTARHVATKLARHFAADDPPPEMVARLERAFLDSDGDLPTIYRAMVDSPEAWDGSRPKFRTPWDWTIASFRALGLDDFEPRLLHGTLRELGQPCWAATSPKGYDDIAASWAAPDALIRRVEAAETLAKQAGDIDALALAQALFPRALNDSTATAIRGADNRQQAAALLLASPEMMRR
- a CDS encoding DUF1501 domain-containing protein; its protein translation is MIDRRTLLHSGLWLGSAAAFAPRVALAAEHTEKRFLFVLQRGAADGLDLLAPLGDPELSGLRGPWMGDLEQRQALDGFFALHPMLGTIGAMYAAGEAAFVHAAASSYRERSHFDAQNLIESGGAKPYVQRDGWMNRLVGLMTPGSVRALALAPSIPLALQGPQPTSSYAPTRLRAASENYSERVGAMYAADPLLSRLWDQALQTRAMAGDTQMRNLRDAEKAGALAASLMSGADGARIMMVESDGWDSHQGQPNQIGGAVGRLDSFLSGYRAGMADSWTDTLVIVATEFGRTARINGTNGTDHGTASAAMLLGGAVRGGRVVADWPGLASSSLLEGRDLMPTASLEAVIAGSAAEHFALDPQRAMATLFPGRQAAPMAGLVRG